A segment of the Lycium ferocissimum isolate CSIRO_LF1 chromosome 10, AGI_CSIRO_Lferr_CH_V1, whole genome shotgun sequence genome:
AGGGAACCTGTCTCAAaatctacaccccgaaaaggagtgtagttaggtagcatcagtacaaacaacacgcactgagtaggcatcataggccggcAACAGTTAGATCGCATATGCAAACAAGGAAACCGAAAGATAAGCATGCTCACAAATAGATACAAGTCAACAAGTCCAAATTATGCATTTCCACTACCAACACCGATGTCTCACCATGAATATTCCATAAGTCCGAACAAACCGTAACAATAAATATAACTAAGAATCACCAACCGATCAATATCAAACCAACCAACAATAAGAACATGTGATGTGTATgcaaatgaaatgcaatgcaatgatacacataTGCTCCGGAGGGACGATGTCCACCTATCGATAGTCATGAACCATGGAGGACTGCTAAGTCCATGTATCGTCATTCCGTATCACACAGCCTAGAACGACTCATCCAACTCCTCGCTAGccactccgtatcacaaagcaTAGAGATGGTTACGAAATATAGTAATGTCACATGAATCATACTTACCCCTGTCATCATCATCTTccaatatcaagatcaagacAGATATATCATGGATATGAGAAAGTATGCCATGCAATGAGAATATCACAAATAACATATGAATTCCAGTCAATTCACACAAAGACATCCATCATAGTACAAATATCACATGAATCCTTTCCTTCCAACTAGTCTCCCATAATTCATAGAAACCACCAATTTAAATATGAAAAGCCAAGCATAAACCTAGAGGTTCTAACAGGCCACGAGCCCAaacacacaagtcacacaatagtaccaacctaagaacttcatcccaaacttcatacccaaaggttcacATGATGTCTCCAACAATTTCCTAGTACTACATACGAGtcgctaactgaagtctaactGAGAAGGTAAgacataacctacctggaaggccgaataCAAGTCAAGAACCACCCAacaaagccttgcccttcctttgcACTTtgaaatactcaaagtctagttATAAcgtaatctagattagaaatcatgaagaatgatacccCTAATGCATAGCTTCTAGTTAGGTCAATTGTAGATTATGGAATTTGAGGAAACGAGCCCACAagggaaaaaagggaaatttgaaACTGAATCATGCAATTCAAGTCTAGATGATCAAAAACCACTAATCAATTCCTAGattaactcaagattaagcTAAATTCGTATTTAAAGTGagaacccccaaatttgggtataaaccctaactttccagTTCATGAATTAACCTCTACTAATGGAAGATTTATGCTTAATAACAATGGATAAATCAGAATCCAAGGTTATACTAgacaatttcatcaacaatttcTATTTAGGAAGTCTAAAACTCATTTTAGGAATTTCTCATAAAACCCAACTTTCCCTCTTCAATTTCATCCCAATAAATAGATAGATTCGAgcctaacaacattaatctaaCCAATTCCATGCTTAACTTAGCTAAATTCATCAATTATAACTCCTCAAGAAAGATTTAAACCCCTTTAAAGAAGAAACCATAAAAAACCCTATTTTATTCTTCATGTTCTATGAATTTACTACCATGAATTCTTACTTAGGAAAGATACATGAAAGAAATGGAGACTAGGGAACTTACCCTCATGAGAAATCTGACCAAAATCTCCTCAAATCGCCTCCAAGATGCTAAGGAATTGTAATATTAGAAATGGGAGGAATAAGGGTTTCCATAAGGTATTTAAATAAGAAACTGATCCGTCAGCAGCTACGGCGGTCAAACCATCGCTATGGCGCCACCGTTGGCAGTCACCCCGTTGCTATGGCGGCCATCAGACACCAGAAATTTTTGGTGTTTTCTAAATATGGAATCGACACCCGGAACCACCCCggaacctcccgaacacaaaccaaatatgcatacaTATGTAAAATGCGCTACGAAGTCACCCGCACACTCAGAATTCTCAAAAGAGGtcttgttgaccaagtcaacccccaatagcctaaaactaactttccaacccaagtcccaaaacgcacctgagtgcattgggaaccgaaccgaacataCCAGCAAGTTACAAATTCCTATCCAGACCACTTAGAATAGatgaattttcgaaaaaggtctgtttacccaaaagtcaacttgagtcaaatgttttttttctttaaggcttattttcacaaaaaaaccAATCTAATACTCATCCGATGACCTTGGAAATCATACCACCCATCCCTGCAAGTCTAATACATGCTAATGAAGCTTGGGGAAAGGTCAACCGGGTCAAAAGAACTATAAcggccaaacgggtcgttacactcaGGAGAGTAATTTCACGTTCCATGTCAATTTTACGGGCCGTACTTGTCACCGTACATTATGGTAAGGGATGTACTTCCAGCCCGTACCTCATCAGAAAGGATTTGAGGTTTCTGATATTTGGCATTCCAGGTACGACCACATCATACGGGCCGTACATTAAAGTATAGGTCGTACATAAGCCGTACCTCATCAGAAAGAATTAGGAGTTACTGGAATTTGCCATTCCAGGTACGGCCacaaagtacgggccgtacttgtTACCCGTACTTTTCCCGTCTCAGCAAAAAGTATAAATACACAGGTTCAGTTTTTAATCCTATTTTTCATACTCTCAAGCCCTAGCACAAAGGTTCTCTCCTCCCACCATTGAaatacaccaaggtaagcctattccaagtgaattctaacatatatccaTGAATTTTAAATAGAAAttcattgttcctaacctagggttttcaagaaaacccatcacaaggattcaagattaaagcttttgaatttcttccccacgccacatTCATCCACGAAAACACGAAGTTTCATATACCTAGgttttctatttcaattcatGACCATCCTAAGTTACATGTATCATGctataccatgtttgtattactagttcgttattgtattctggatattccatttttggttattagaaatccgtccgtaatccatgaacacccatgctttgcattccattggttcttaaatgcaagatatgaattattatgcttgttttcatgaaattctacatgcttccatgatttcatacaagttatactatatatctatattcatgttatattatactCATGAATCATGTTTATGTAATCATGGGCTTGTCAgccaattatatccatgttcatgttttgggagtcttacaaattaccgagaaggtttaATACCTGAAACTGCGTATgccagcgtaggataaggattGCTCTGCCTagttaggatgattccttcatgtttacccattgcgggttattggatccattcatgtcattttcatgtcttgtaccccggcaaggtataagatggcttagctgatcgggcagatATCAGACGCCACGTGCTTACATGGTGGTTACATATCGGTTATACTAAGTCTCTCCCACTTAAAATGtcctacttatgttatatatatatatatatatatatactcatgttcatgttcagcttatAGTTTCAAttcttattatttcatgtgctaTGCTtgttcattcagttgctttacataccagtacaattcagaTGTACTGGCATCCCCTTTTATTGCTTGGAAGCCTGCATTTCCCAATGTGGGTATTGACTTACAGGATGGCGAATTTGCTCGTTAGGACTATTCACGTATCAGCTGTTGGTGAGCCCGAATTCCATTCAGGGTGTtatctttactttattttcatgttaGTTATGCAGTcaaggtatgccgggggccttgtcctggTAAACAGTGTAGTagtcagactcatgtcagaggttttatagactagtcagttatgtcatATCAGAGGTTCagttgagttagcctcgttagCTACGTTACTATATTTCTGTATTCATGATATAAtagtattttcagacttatgattgTTGAACTCCATGTTTTCACAGGTCATGCATACTTATATTATATTCTGTATAAGTTCTTGCCCCATGTTAATTTAGCAAGCCATGTGCTTCGCCCGGTCATATGCaacaaggcaccgagtgccatgTTACACCCAGGCCATAGTTCGAGGCGTGataaagcttggtatcagagcctggGTTCAAGTATATTAGGGAGTTTATGAAACCGTGTCTAGTGGGGTCACtcttatatgtgtgtgcgcaccacacatataaacagttgaccaccaagacatctaggattgtcttacttctttcatagtctagatcgtgcagttagagctATTGTTTTAGGAATCCTTCTAACTCGTGCGTATTACGTATTTTAGAAAATGCTAGCAAAAAGAAAGTACACCAAGAGGATTTCAGCTACTAGCCAGAGAGCTACTACGAATGTTACTCTAGAAGTGGAGCCTCAGACTCAGAGGCTGTATAATATTCTGCACCCCCACCTACCGAAATGCTTGCGGAAGTCCAACCCACAGTTACTCCACAGGATAGCGCCTTAGATATAGATGTTAGGGGAGCTATCCAGTTGCTTACCCAAATTGTTGTTACCTACGCACAACATCAAGAAACGACTCCTAGCGCAAGTGCTAGTGGAGCGTTGAACTGTTCTAGGACTAAGGAATTTCTGCATATGAGGCCTCCAGTGTTCATAGGGACTGTCAAGGGGGAAGATTctcaaaatttcattgatgAGCTTCAGaaggtttttttttgggtgatGTATGCTTCAGAGACGGAGGCAGCAGAGTTGGGAGCTTATTAGTTACAGGTTattgctcatattttgtatGAGACATGGGAATAGTCTCGCAGGGAAGATACATCTCTAGTAACTTGGGACAAATTTGCAGATGCCTTCATTGACCACTTCCAACCGCTTGAGGTCAGAGAGGCAAAAGCCTATAAATTTGAGAGACTCAGGCAGAATGATATGAGCGTGAATGACTATTACCTCAAGTTTGTTTCTTTGGCCAAGTATGTTCCACATATAGTCCTGATATGAGGGCCAGAGTTAGGCGATTTGTGTTAGGCCTTATACCCGACTTGTATGGTGATGCAAATATTGCTGCTCAGAATAGGGAAATGACCATCATTAAGATAGTTGTTTTCGTTCAGGATAATGAGGACAgaatgaaggaagaagaagcaCTTCAGAAAGAGAAGGACAgagaattataaaaaaaaaaaagataagtctACAGGTCACTTCAGTCATAGGGGAGGTGGAGGCAGGAAATTCTTCAAGAACAGGTCATCACAACCCACTCCATCTGCAGCCAATGCCTCAGCCCCAAAGTTTAGGAATGATCAGAAAAGACAGAGTTTCAAGTCAGCAAGTTCCTATTCTCAGGCTAGTGTGGGTCAGAAGACTTATGATAATTCGGTCTGCAGCAAGTGTGGTAAAAGACACCCAGGGAAGTGTCGAATGGGTATGGATATATGCTATGGGTGTGGCCAGCGGGGCCATTTTCAGAGGGACTGTCTATCAGCGAGACAAGATATCGGTCGTAACGTGGCTCAGTCCACAAATTCAATAGCTCCTTATCATTCTCAAGCCCAGTCAAGGCATAGTGCAGCTAAGTTTGGAAATGCAGGCGGAGTTAGGAGCCGCTTATTAGCAGGTCGTCAAGATATAGAGACACGTggagatgttgtcacaggtacattaACAGTTTTCACTTTCAATGTTTATGCCCTTGTTGACCCAGTATCTACCTTATCATATGTAACCCCatttattgctaagaaatttgggatagaaccaGAAAAGTTACATGAACTCTTTGAAGTTTCCACTCTAGTTGGAGAGtcagttatagctagacgtatttatAGAAGTTGTCCAGTTTTGGTCTATCACTGTAGAACCATAGTCGACTCAGCAGAGTTGGAAATGGTAGACTTTTatgtaatcatgggtatggattgattggcttcatgttatgccaaagtaggttgtagaaccaaaatagtaAGATTTGAATTTCCTAATGAACCAATCATAGAGTGGAAGGGAAATTACGTAGTACccaaggtaggtttatttcctatctcaaagccagaaagatgatttccaaggggtatatctatcacttagtccgagtcaGGAATACAGATACCCAGACCTTAGCTCTCTAGTCCATACCAGTcattaatgagtttccagaagtctTCCTGGAGTTCCTCTCGATAAGGAGATAGACTTTGGAGTTGATCTACTTCCCGGCTCtgagccgatatctattccgccatacagaatggctccaacagagttaaaaaatttaaaagcccaGTTAAAAGATTTTCTTGACAAGGAATTTATTAGGCCAATTCTTTCACCTTGGGGTGTACCAGTCTTGTTTATCCAAAAAAAAGATGGTTCCTTAAgcatgtgcattgactaccgtCAGTTGAACAATGTCACCATTAAAAAAAAGTATCCTCTTCCtagaatttatgatttatttgaccaaattCAGGGTGCccagtgttattccaagattgacctcataTCAGgataccatcagttaaaggttaaggaactTGATATTCTGAAGACCGCCTTTAGAAACCGTTATAGTCATTtcgaatttcttgtcatgtcatttgggttgacaaatgcaccAACCGCtttcatggaccttatgaacatggtcttcaagccttatcttgatTTATTCATCATAGTGTTTATTGGTGCCATTTTAGTGTATTCCCGTAGTGAGactgatcatgcagaacatctcagaatagtgttgcagGCACTTCAGAATAGTGAACTTTATccgaaattttctaagtgtgaattctggctgaaGTCAGTGGCGTTTCTCGGCCATGTAATCTCAGGTTAAGGTGTGAAAGCTGATTCTCAGAAAATTGATGCCATGAAGAACTAGCCCAGACCCACCTCAGTATCcgatataagaagtttcttagGTCTGACTTTGTAGAGGGATTTTTCTCTATCTCAGctccattgactaagttgactcagaaaaaggtcaaatttcaatggtcagatgcatgtgagcaaagttttgaagagttgaagaagaggttgACTTCTCCTCCAATTTTGATGCTATCAGAAGGAACCAGAGGGTTTgtagtctattgtgatgcttcagggaTTGATTTCGAATGTGTCTTAATGTaacatggtaaggttgtagcttatgcgtCTCGACAACTTAAGGCTCATggaaagaattatccgactcatgacttggaattggcagctgtggtttttgcacttaagctatggcgtcattatttgtatggagtgcatgttgatattttcattGATCACAAAATCCTGCAGGATATTTCAAGAAGAGAGAGTTGAACCTCAGGCAGAGTAggtggctcgaattgcttaaagATTATGATTtggatattctctatcaccCAGGAAAagcgaatgtagtagccgataCTCTTAGTCGGTGATCCATGGGAAGTATAGCTCACGTTGATATAGATAAGAGAATGATGACAAGAGAAGTCCACAGCTTGACAAACCTAGGAGTTCGACTCTTAGACTCTGAAGATGGTGGAGTCGTTGGTCAAAGTAGGGCTTACCTCTCCTTTGTGGCCGCTGTGAAGGAGAaacagtttagtgatccctTCTTACGGTAgttgaaagaggggattcacaatcATAAGACAACGGTTttcgaacaagggggagatgatggtaccttgaggtaccaaAGCAAATTTTATGTTCTAGATGTAGATAGGCTCAGAGAGCAGATTATGTTAGAGGCTTACAATTCCAAGTATTTTATACATCGAGGTTCCataaagatgtaccatgacttTAAGgaaatttattggtggaataacatgaaaaagaatgtagcagattttgtggctaagtgtccaaattgtcagcaagtgaaagccgaacaccagaggcctggtggcttggccCAGAATACTGATATTCCTatttggaaatgggagatgataaaaATGGACTTTATAACAGGTCTACCTCACTCATCGTGAGGAAATGACTCAATTTGGGTGATTGAGGACCAACTTACTAAATCAACACAAATTTTGCCAGTCAAGACCACTGaatcagcagaagattatggcAATTGTATATCCATGAAATTGTCAAattgc
Coding sequences within it:
- the LOC132034992 gene encoding uncharacterized protein LOC132034992; this encodes MLAEVQPTVTPQDSALDIDVRGAIQLLTQIVVTYAQHQETTPSASASGALNCSRTKEFLHMRPPVFIGTVKGEDSQNFIDELQKMPSLTTSNRLSPDMRARVRRFVLGLIPDLYGDANIAAQNREMTIIKIVVFVQDNEDRMKEEEALQKEKDREL